From one Cyanobacteriota bacterium genomic stretch:
- a CDS encoding DUF3326 domain-containing protein, with protein MTSQRPYTVVLIVPTGIGATIGGYAGDALPVARGMAQVADCLITHPNVLNGAQMYW; from the coding sequence ATGACTAGCCAGCGCCCGTACACAGTTGTCTTGATTGTGCCTACTGGCATTGGGGCGACGATCGGCGGCTACGCTGGCGATGCCCTGCCCGTTGCCCGTGGCATGGCCCAAGTTGCTGACTGCCTAATTACCCACCCTAATGTCCTCAATGGTGCACAGATGTATTGGT